From the Leptospira inadai serovar Lyme str. 10 genome, the window GGTGCAGGTCACAAGCACCGGAGAAGGGATTATCACGGACGTGAAGATCAATAAGACTTTATTCGATTCCGACGATAATAAAATGTTAGAAGACTTAATTCTGTCAGCGACAAACGAGGCGCTTAAAAAAGCGAAGGAAGCGACCGAATACGAATTTAAGTCCGTTACCGGGGGATTCGATTTTTCCCAAATTTCAAAGTTATTCGGCGGCAACATTGGCTGAACACTTGATCGAAG encodes:
- a CDS encoding YbaB/EbfC family nucleoid-associated protein → MFDNIKNASEMFSRMGEMKERVEEIKKRISNIRVIGDAGAGMVQVTSTGEGIITDVKINKTLFDSDDNKMLEDLILSATNEALKKAKEATEYEFKSVTGGFDFSQISKLFGGNIG